The following proteins are co-located in the Dromiciops gliroides isolate mDroGli1 chromosome 2, mDroGli1.pri, whole genome shotgun sequence genome:
- the CHCHD1 gene encoding coiled-coil-helix-coiled-coil-helix domain-containing protein 1 produces the protein MATPSLRGRLARLSNAKRPVLKPNKPLMLANRVGMGRREVGEATCVTEMSLMMACWKQNEFSDTVCAKEIKDFFDCASKAEAERKQKAKHELLGPSGNLTPKQTNKLLGRFPNISYII, from the exons ATGGCGACGCCAAGCCTGCGGGGCCGCTTGGCACGTCTGAGCAATGCGAAGCGGCCGGTGCTGAAGCCCAACAAGCCCCTGATGCTGGCCAACCGGGTCGGGATGGGGCGCCGCGAGGTCGGGG AGGCAACCTGTGTTACAGAGATGTCCCTGATGATGGCTTGCTGGAAGCAGAATGAATTTAGCGACACAGTTTGTGccaaggaaatcaaagacttCTTTGACTGTGCTTCAAAGGCCGAG gcaGAGCGGAAGCAGAAAGCAAAACACGAGTTGCTGGGCCCCTCTGGGAATTTGACTCCTAAGCAAACAAATAAGTTGTTGGGGAGGTTTCCTAATATATCCTACATCATCTGA